The Arachis ipaensis cultivar K30076 chromosome B03, Araip1.1, whole genome shotgun sequence region GAATCAAGTGATTCACAGGGATATTAAGACTAGCAACATAATGTTGGATGAAGGGTTCAATGCCCGGTTGGGTGACTTCGGATTGGCGAGGCAGACGGAGCATGACAAGTCCCCGGATGCCACCGTGGCCGCTGGAACAATGGGATACCTCGCCCCGGAGTATGTCCTCACGGGAAGAGCCACTGAGAAAACAGATGTATTTAGTTACGGTGCTGTGGTTCTTGAGGTTGCTAGTGGGAGAAGGCCTATAGAGAAAGATGCTAATGGTGTTGGTAGAGTTGGGGTTAGCAGCAATCTGGTGGAATGGGTCTGGAGCTTGCACCAAGAAGGAAAGTTGCTGACGGCAGCGGATCCAAGGCTCGAGGGTGAGTATGAAGAAGAGGAGATGAGGAGGGTGATGTTGGTTGGGCTAGCTTGTTCACACCCTGATGCGATGGCTAGGCCAAGTATGAGGAGTGTAGTTCAGATGCTAATGGGTGAGGCTGAAGTGCCCATTGTCCCAAGAATGAAGCCATGTACTAGTTATAGCACTTCCCACCTTTTGAAGACCTTGCAAGATAGTAGTAACTCTGACTATAATGCCATGATCACCACCATATCTATCTCCTCATCAGAGGAAAGCTTCAATGACATAGTTTGAtggcagaaaaaaaaattattggggATGGGATCACGTTGGTTGgttttaattatttattcataaGTTCATAATGTAGATAGATAGAGAGATGTGTGTATTCATTTCATTTGTTCTTGTATGTAAATCACAATGAACATTGCGATTATAGGCCATAAGAAAGCAAAGAATTTCTGGCAAACTTTTTGGTACAATAATCTTGTAAACTTGATGGAAAGAATGAtggaggagttttcgaaaaattacagGGAAGATAAGAATAATTTACTCATCAGACAATAGATTTGATCACACTAGAAGTTCCAATTGCACGATTACAGTTTATATAGATGCAAACAtgctttgttctttttctttcctctctTCAATCAGCAACTAGCAACTGAACAAGAGAAATATGATTTGACCCAAAATCAAATATAATTACTTCCCAATTCATAATGATACTATGATAGTAATAACAATAATCTAAGAAATTAAGAATCTTTTGAGGCAGATTCCACTCTCTCAACAAACCCCATTCATCTTGTCATTCAGCTTCTTCCTTTCCAGTACAAACTTCTTCCAAACTGCAGTGATCTCCCTCTGTGTCTCCAGAGCAGTCTTCTTAACCTTGCCATTAGAGCTTGTTGCTGCCTCTTCTCCATTAACCGCAACTACCTTGGGGGGAAGCATATCAAGCTCGTGAAGCACCTTCTCCACATCAGCCACAAGGCGCTCTGCGAGGGTCCTGGAGAAGTCCTCCCGGATGACCACGCGGAGAACGGTAACATGCTGTGCATCCGGGGGCATGGTGTATGCCGGCACTATCCAGCCAAAGCGCCTGAGCAAGTCAGAGACTTGGAATTCATTGAAGCGGCTGCTGTCTTTGAGTGTGAAGGCCACCAAAGGAACACCATCGTCCTTGGAAACAATGTCAAAGCGCCCTGTTTTCTCAAGTCCATCCTTGAGCACTAACATGTTGTCCCTACAATTTTCCATCACATTTTTATATCCCTGCAATATTTTCAGACAAGATTGGTGACTATTGTATGGTATTGTATGTGTTAGTGTGTAAGCCAATGTACCTCATAACCAAGGCGAATTAGTTGGTAGTATTGAGCAATGACTTGACTGGAACCTGCATTGCATATTTTTGTCAAAGAATGAGAAATGTTAACGTGAAAATCTGCATTGATATGTTACCTTTGGAGAAGTTAAGAGTGAATGTGGGTTGATCAGCTCCGAGATAGTTGATGTGGAAGATGAGTTCCTCAGGCAGGTCATCCTTGCTTCTCCAGATAACCCAGCCAATTCCGGCGTAAACTAGACCGTACTTGTGGCCGCTGACATTGATACTCTTGACCAGCGGTAACCGGAAGTCCCACTCAAGCTCGGGATATAGAAACGGAGCAATGAATCCACCACTGGCAGCATCAACATGAATAGGAGTATCCCAGCCGGTTTGATTGTTCTTTTGAATGAGAAGATCATTTAAGCGCTTGACATCTTCAAACTCACCGTTGAGGGTGGAACCAAGAATAGCAGCAACGCAAATGGTGTTCTCATCAACCAAGTCCACAGCCTTTTCAGGGTCCATAACATAGTATCCATCACGGAGCTTCACCTCCTTCAACTCCACCTCAAAGTACCTTGCGAATTTCTCCCAGCAAACCTGGACATTGGCACCGGTCACAATGTTGGGCTTGTCATAAGGCTtaccttcttctttccttttgttcTGCCATTTTCTTTTGAATGCCAATCCAGCCAGCATTATGGCCTCCGATGATCCAACCGTCCCAACACCAACGGCAGTTTCTGAATCTCCAAGTGGCGCATTGAATAGATGAGCTATCATGTTTACACACCGATTCTGCATCCATATTAAAATTTATTCCTATGTCTCCCATTTGAAAATTAAGGGACTAAGGCTTAATAAACAAAGATTCAGGACTAAACAAATATGAGAACCaatttagaatttgttttatgGGAAAGTATACAGCAGACAATGTGTTTAGTGAATAGCGTAGTTATCTTCACATTATTTAGGAAAGTCATTGTATacttttaaaattagaaatttgctaaatacactaaaaaataaaaaaattatcaactTAACGATACtcaaacaaatatttaaaatgAATGTGATTATAATCTTAGTTACCAATATCACAATAGTACCAAAACATTAAAGTGTCTTTGGTTTATGTtctcattttttgtttttttttttaatattttcattttttagaattttataaaaaaataaaaatacaattttattatttttattattttttttataaaatctaaAAAACAGAAactgtaaaaaataaaaatacaggcCAAAACGCAGTTTCGGTTGAGGAAGGGAAAATTGGAGAATAAACTACGTTTCTACCTACAAATCACACATTCTCCATGAGCCCCTATAGAAGTAGCCAATCAACTAGTAAATTGAGGATTCTCAAATATCTCATAACAAATATTCAACACTTTAATTTGGATAAAATGAAATATTTAAATGAACCTATCCAACGCAAAtgaatatatattattttctttcttttaaaaaaagagaaTACCCGAGTTTAAAAGATGGATtcataaaggaaaagtaaacaaATATAATATACTTACGGGACTACTATCTTCCACCAATCatagaattttattttattttccactaAGAGCGTATGATTTCTTTATTTGCTTTATGTTATCTTTCTTTCTAACACCCTTGACCACTATCAATAATTTGGTAGTTGAATTTTAAAACAAGCTGAGAAGGATTCTACCAAGAATACAAAAGTCCAACTTGTCGATGCAATCCATGAGTTTGACCGATATTTTTATAAACAGATTAACGAGCTAGCCCGTTCCGTGAGAATGTGAGATTAATAATAACTGTAGGATTAGGAAAAGTAAAATAGCGTCTTAATAACACACGTTAATTATTTGTGTGTGAGGAGTAGAATGAGTAGAGAAAGTTATTAGCTGAGATAATGGGATCCTCTGGCCAGTAATTAACGAACCCCTATATGATGTAGTTGTAGCGTATAATAGAGGGAATATCTGGTATCATATTGATGGGGTCGCTGTCGCATTAACAAGTTGCGCAAAGGAGATATAGAAAGATAACTAGATACAAAGTAAAGTCTAGTTCCGATGCATTATTATTTTATAGTGTGGTGCAGTGGTAGTCCAATAAGAACACAATCATATTTCTATATCATTATatgaacaaaaattttaatttaaaaactacaGATTATATACTCTCATGTCTCATATAACAAATTCTTGCAATAATCGAACGACAGAGTAGTAGTTTTTGTTGATCATCTACACTCGTATTTTAAGCAATCAAAGCAACCCAACTATTTTCAGTATTTTGTCTCAAATTATGTTATTtgtcaatttaaagaaatatcaaattaaattttgtttTGGATAAGACTGTACCAATTCAACCACTGCGTATTTAAATGTTTATGTCTCATTTGGAGTGAATGCTAATGCGTTAAGTTAGATTGTTAGATGATAGAGAATGTAATAATAAtacttcaaaaataaattaaataaacatattATATGAATGCAATCAATGCATACTAAATTTATCATTATATATTTNNNNNNNNNNNNNNNNNNNNNNNNNNNNNNNNNNNNNNNNNNNNNNNNNNNNNNNNNNNNNNNNNNNNNNNNNNNNNNNNNNNNNNNNNNNNNNNNNNNNNNNNNNNNNNNNNNNNNNNNNNNNNNNNNNNNNNNNNNNNNNNNNNNNNNNNNNNNNNNNNNNNNNNNNNNNNNNNNNNNNNNNNNNNNNNNNNNNNNNNNNNNNNNNNNNNNNNNNNNNNNNNNNNNNNNNNNNNNNNNNNNNNNNNNNNNNNNNNNNNNNNNNNNNNNNNNNNNNNNNNNNNNNNNNNNNNNNNNNNNNNNNNNNNNNNNNNNNNNNNNNNNNNNNNNNNNNNNNNNNNNNNNNNNNNNNNNNNNNNNNNNNNNNNNNNNNNNNNNNNNNNNNNNNNNNNNNNNNNNNNNNNNNNNNNNNNNNNNNNNNNNNNNNNNNNNNNNNNNNNNNNNNNNNNNNNNNNNNNNNNNNNNNNNNNNNNNNNNNNNNNNNNNNNNNNNNNNNNNNNNNNNNNNNNNNNNNNNNNNNNNNNNNNNNNNNNNNNNNNNNNNNNNNNNNNNNNNNNNNNNNNNNNNNNNNNNNNNNNNNNNNNNNNNNNNNNNNNNNNNNNNNNNNAGTCTAATTAGAACTTAGAAGTGGTGAAGGTAAAGCCTCCCCCGCGTTTAGTTAGTAGTTAGTAGCAAtggaaattaaaaattgttagaaaaaaaaataagcacGACACTGTTTGCAAAAAAtgaaatgaataaaataaaatatttgacttGCCTGGAGCTCAGTGGTGACAGGGTATTCATCCATGTCAACGTAGTTCTTGTTAATGGCAGCCATTATCAGCTTGTCGCACTCCGGTTCCATCCACGTCGTCACGAACGACGCCAAGTTCAGT contains the following coding sequences:
- the LOC107631418 gene encoding glutamate decarboxylase, with product MVLSKTASESDVSVHSTFASRYVRTSLPRFKMPEESIPKDAAYQIINDELMLDGNPRLNLASFVTTWMEPECDKLIMAAINKNYVDMDEYPVTTELQNRCVNMIAHLFNAPLGDSETAVGVGTVGSSEAIMLAGLAFKRKWQNKRKEEGKPYDKPNIVTGANVQVCWEKFARYFEVELKEVKLRDGYYVMDPEKAVDLVDENTICVAAILGSTLNGEFEDVKRLNDLLIQKNNQTGWDTPIHVDAASGGFIAPFLYPELEWDFRLPLVKSINVSGHKYGLVYAGIGWVIWRSKDDLPEELIFHINYLGADQPTFTLNFSKGSSQVIAQYYQLIRLGYEGYKNVMENCRDNMLVLKDGLEKTGRFDIVSKDDGVPLVAFTLKDSSRFNEFQVSDLLRRFGWIVPAYTMPPDAQHVTVLRVVIREDFSRTLAERLVADVEKVLHELDMLPPKVVAVNGEEAATSSNGKVKKTALETQREITAVWKKFVLERKKLNDKMNGVC